From a region of the Patescibacteria group bacterium genome:
- the rplJ gene encoding 50S ribosomal protein L10 has translation MPKSKLQKGEILRDLAAKVKKAKSVVFAEYNALTVKENEELRNNLKAENSEYYVSKKTLLEIAFKDMGVENLNIRDMAGKIAAIFGYEDEVAPAKIVAKFQKSREDKMIFAGGILENKFISAKEVVALSKLPSKQELYARLVGTMNAPVSGFVNVLAGNIRGFVTVLKAIEEKKA, from the coding sequence ATGCCAAAATCAAAATTGCAAAAAGGTGAGATCTTGAGAGATCTTGCTGCCAAGGTGAAAAAAGCAAAATCGGTTGTTTTTGCTGAATACAATGCCTTGACTGTAAAAGAGAATGAAGAGTTGCGTAACAACTTGAAAGCAGAAAATAGTGAATACTATGTTTCGAAGAAGACTTTGTTGGAAATTGCCTTCAAGGACATGGGCGTGGAGAATTTAAATATCCGCGACATGGCTGGTAAGATTGCTGCCATCTTCGGTTACGAAGACGAAGTAGCCCCAGCGAAGATTGTAGCTAAGTTTCAAAAGAGTCGTGAAGACAAAATGATCTTTGCCGGTGGTATCTTGGAAAACAAGTTTATCAGCGCGAAGGAAGTTGTGGCTTTATCAAAACTACCAAGCAAGCAAGAGTTATACGCTCGTTTGGTGGGCACAATGAATGCACCAGTATCTGGATTCGTCAATGTTTTGGCTGGTAATATCAGAGGTTTTGTTACTGTTTTGAAAGCGATTGAGGAGAAGAAGGCGTAA
- the rplM gene encoding 50S ribosomal protein L13, translating to MIKAERKLHKIDCTDQAVGRVASEIAILLRGKNKPEFQPHIDAGDIVEVTNVDKFKFTGKKLDQKKYFSYSGYQSGLKEKKMSVVNEKDPGDILKRAVRDMLPPVKFRVDMLRRLIIR from the coding sequence ATGATTAAGGCAGAAAGAAAATTACATAAAATTGATTGTACTGACCAAGCTGTTGGCAGAGTAGCAAGTGAAATTGCTATCCTTTTACGAGGCAAAAATAAACCGGAATTTCAACCACATATTGATGCTGGTGATATTGTTGAAGTAACTAACGTTGATAAGTTCAAATTTACAGGTAAGAAATTGGACCAGAAGAAATATTTTAGTTATTCAGGTTACCAAAGTGGTTTGAAAGAAAAGAAAATGAGCGTAGTGAATGAAAAAGACCCAGGTGATATTTTGAAAAGAGCGGTTAGAGACATGTTGCCTCCAGTTAAATTTAGAGTTGATATGTTAAGAAGATTAATTATTCGATAA
- the rpsM gene encoding 30S ribosomal protein S13, translating into MAVRIAGVTIPDNKRAEIALTYIFGIGLTTSVNILTRTKINPDTRTKDLSEDEVAKLREIIEKEMRVEGDLKRDVVTNIKRLKEIGSYRGLRHIKRLPVRGQRTKTNSRTVRGNVRGLAGSGRKKTDQKT; encoded by the coding sequence ATGGCAGTTAGAATCGCAGGAGTTACAATTCCAGATAACAAGAGAGCAGAAATTGCTTTGACTTATATTTTTGGTATTGGCTTGACCACATCAGTTAATATTTTAACCAGAACAAAAATCAACCCAGATACTAGAACTAAGGACTTGTCTGAAGACGAGGTGGCGAAATTGAGAGAAATTATTGAAAAGGAAATGCGCGTTGAGGGTGACTTGAAGCGAGACGTGGTTACAAATATTAAAAGATTAAAGGAAATCGGTTCTTACAGAGGTTTGAGACATATCAAGAGATTACCAGTGCGTGGACAAAGAACAAAGACAAACAGTCGAACAGTTCGTGGTAACGTACGTGGCCTAGCTGGATCCGGTCGAAAGAAGACTGATCAAAAAACATAA
- the rpmJ gene encoding 50S ribosomal protein L36, whose translation MKVRASVKKICKECKIVRRKGRVNVLCAVKKHKQRQG comes from the coding sequence ATGAAAGTAAGAGCATCAGTAAAGAAAATTTGTAAAGAATGTAAGATTGTTCGCCGCAAAGGCAGAGTGAACGTTCTTTGTGCAGTAAAAAAACACAAGCAAAGACAAGGATAA
- the rplL gene encoding 50S ribosomal protein L7/L12: MSEEKKDVVVPEKFKTLVETIEKMSVLDLSELVSILEDKFGVSASAPAMMMAAPAAAGEAVEEKDSFDIEITEAGANKIAVIKAVRVITEMGLKEAKDLVDAAPKMVKEGVKKADAEKIKAQLEEAGAKVTLK; this comes from the coding sequence ATGTCAGAAGAAAAAAAAGACGTTGTTGTTCCAGAGAAATTTAAAACTTTGGTTGAAACAATCGAAAAAATGTCAGTTCTAGATTTATCAGAATTGGTAAGCATCTTAGAAGATAAATTCGGCGTTTCTGCTTCAGCTCCAGCTATGATGATGGCTGCTCCTGCAGCTGCTGGTGAAGCTGTTGAAGAAAAAGACAGCTTTGATATCGAGATCACAGAAGCTGGTGCTAACAAGATTGCAGTTATTAAAGCTGTAAGAGTTATCACTGAAATGGGTCTTAAAGAAGCAAAAGATTTAGTTGATGCAGCTCCAAAAATGGTAAAAGAAGGCGTAAAAAAAGCTGACGCTGAAAAAATTAAAGCTCAATTAGAAGAAGCTGGTGCAAAGGTAACTTTGAAATAG
- a CDS encoding ABC transporter permease, which yields MMRPQDTISLATRMFRTRPARTWLTIFGIGVGIAAVVILVGLGYGLQGVLLEQIVFGDAMLSLNVVTPPSKVVVINKEEVVNLKKLDNVEDVAPMAAFATQITFGNLNGSAMLNGVDPTYFRYAGVVAQEGKLFDKGENDAVVLSSAALKLFNKEAKEIIGQKMSFKVFLPIEGTTDTQEVPLNKEYIVKGIIADETSIFAYIQLGEFTSNFSIPFYEKARVKVTDRAYLDTVEAVIIGKGFVVSSLSKTVDQANKIFSGIQVMLALFGGIALIVSAIGMFNTMTVTLLERTKEIGIMRTIGGSPLKIKVMFLTESMLMGTLGGLVGIGMGVGGGLTINFILSIVAVNMGGMAMSLFRFPIWFLTFIAVFSMVMGYLTGLFPSKRAGSLNPLDAIRG from the coding sequence ATGATGCGACCGCAGGATACAATTTCATTAGCAACGCGCATGTTTCGAACGCGACCGGCACGAACCTGGTTGACGATTTTTGGTATCGGCGTTGGTATTGCGGCGGTGGTTATTTTGGTGGGCCTGGGTTATGGTTTGCAAGGTGTATTGTTGGAGCAGATTGTGTTTGGTGATGCGATGTTGAGTTTGAATGTGGTGACACCACCATCAAAGGTTGTAGTGATTAATAAGGAAGAAGTTGTTAATTTAAAGAAGCTTGATAATGTTGAAGATGTAGCGCCGATGGCCGCTTTTGCGACACAGATTACTTTCGGTAATTTGAATGGTAGTGCCATGCTCAACGGTGTTGATCCAACTTATTTCCGTTACGCCGGCGTGGTTGCCCAGGAGGGAAAATTATTTGACAAGGGGGAGAATGATGCAGTTGTTTTATCATCAGCCGCCTTAAAACTCTTTAACAAGGAAGCGAAGGAGATTATTGGACAAAAGATGAGCTTTAAGGTTTTTTTGCCGATTGAAGGGACTACGGACACACAGGAAGTGCCATTAAATAAAGAGTATATAGTAAAAGGTATAATTGCTGACGAAACCTCAATTTTTGCTTATATTCAATTAGGGGAGTTTACTTCTAATTTTTCAATCCCTTTTTATGAGAAAGCCAGGGTCAAGGTGACTGATCGTGCCTATTTGGATACCGTGGAAGCAGTTATTATTGGTAAAGGCTTCGTGGTGTCATCTCTGTCTAAGACAGTTGATCAAGCTAATAAAATCTTTAGTGGTATTCAGGTGATGTTGGCTTTGTTTGGTGGTATCGCCTTGATTGTATCGGCGATTGGTATGTTTAACACGATGACGGTAACACTCTTGGAACGTACCAAAGAGATTGGAATTATGCGGACGATTGGTGGATCGCCCCTGAAGATTAAAGTCATGTTTTTAACTGAGTCAATGTTGATGGGTACGCTCGGTGGCCTGGTTGGCATAGGAATGGGCGTTGGTGGGGGATTAACGATTAATTTTATTTTAAGTATTGTGGCCGTGAACATGGGCGGTATGGCCATGAGTTTATTTAGATTTCCAATTTGGTTTTTGACTTTTATTGCCGTGTTCTCGATGGTGATGGGATACCTTACTGGACTATTTCCGTCTAAGCGAGCAGGGTCACTTAATCCGCTAGACGCGATTCGAGGATAA
- a CDS encoding ABC transporter ATP-binding protein, with protein MPEPIIQAKGLEITYNLGKENEYKATWGVDFEIYPGEFIAFFGPSGCGKSTIMYTILGVLAPSGGQLLVKGENPYSFSPEEMVNFQTQTIGIIYQAFFLIPSLSVVDNVALPQIFHGTSPAKRNAWALQLLKRFGMDGAGNKFADNLSGGQSQRVSVARALVNNPDILLADEPTGNLDSVSTKQVMDSLEEINMIDKRTVILITHNAAQLSYAHRVFYFKDGLLQRVVPNPEKKQIAKIDRQKILITEMDKLSKIYPYNTPTELKVKSIVNFLTQDFTFDQILKLEEFTQLMVERLIDKPKYLNALIQSFADGGVGIDEDVAMVMADKVEKVLMQSEDARRFRRRFSTNNFFSQENVLINRLTGYVVQEYPEVMTTIQKRRLRELVYNRIAGLISRDEFEASLATPLEGGGLGFVKKKARKLTLYFEKILIQGSEDKGHGH; from the coding sequence ATGCCAGAACCAATTATACAAGCTAAAGGATTAGAGATTACCTATAACCTTGGAAAAGAAAATGAATATAAGGCGACTTGGGGGGTAGATTTTGAAATCTATCCTGGGGAGTTTATCGCTTTTTTTGGTCCATCCGGTTGTGGCAAGTCAACAATCATGTATACTATCTTGGGAGTGTTAGCGCCGTCGGGCGGACAGCTCTTAGTGAAGGGTGAGAATCCTTATTCGTTTTCGCCGGAAGAAATGGTAAATTTTCAAACACAGACAATCGGGATTATTTATCAAGCCTTTTTTCTTATCCCGTCGTTGTCGGTAGTGGATAATGTCGCTTTACCGCAAATTTTTCACGGCACCTCACCAGCCAAGCGTAATGCCTGGGCACTGCAATTGTTAAAGCGTTTTGGCATGGATGGAGCAGGCAACAAGTTTGCTGATAACTTATCGGGTGGACAGAGTCAGCGTGTTTCTGTAGCCAGAGCCTTGGTAAATAATCCGGATATTTTATTAGCGGATGAGCCGACTGGTAACCTTGATAGTGTATCTACAAAACAAGTAATGGACTCCTTGGAGGAGATTAATATGATTGATAAGCGCACGGTAATATTGATTACGCACAACGCAGCGCAGTTGTCTTACGCGCATCGGGTCTTTTATTTTAAAGATGGCCTTTTGCAACGTGTGGTGCCGAATCCCGAGAAAAAACAAATTGCCAAGATTGATAGACAAAAGATTCTAATTACCGAAATGGATAAATTATCTAAGATTTATCCTTATAATACGCCAACCGAGTTAAAGGTAAAAAGTATTGTTAATTTTTTGACGCAAGATTTTACCTTTGATCAAATATTAAAATTAGAGGAGTTTACACAGTTAATGGTGGAGCGACTAATTGACAAACCGAAATATCTCAATGCCCTGATTCAAAGTTTTGCCGATGGTGGCGTTGGTATTGATGAGGACGTAGCCATGGTAATGGCGGATAAGGTGGAAAAAGTATTGATGCAATCAGAGGATGCGCGTCGTTTCCGTCGCCGCTTTTCGACTAATAATTTTTTTTCCCAGGAGAACGTTTTGATAAATAGACTGACGGGTTATGTTGTTCAAGAATACCCAGAAGTAATGACCACGATTCAAAAAAGAAGATTAAGGGAATTAGTTTATAATCGTATTGCCGGTTTGATTAGTCGAGATGAGTTTGAGGCCTCCCTGGCGACACCTTTAGAAGGTGGCGGTTTAGGATTTGTTAAGAAGAAAGCGAGAAAATTAACTTTATATTTTGAAAAAATATTAATTCAGGGCTCAGAAGATAAAGGGCACGGACACTAA
- the rplQ gene encoding 50S ribosomal protein L17, translated as MRHRVKTKTLDREKSPRELMLRNMASSVVMYEKIQTTTVKAKVVRSLVEKYISVAKKGDLASRRKLIAELPQKMAVMKLMDVLGAKYKEVQGGYTRIVKIGNRKGDGAEISQIELV; from the coding sequence ATGAGACACAGAGTAAAAACTAAAACATTAGATAGAGAAAAATCACCAAGAGAATTGATGCTTAGAAACATGGCTTCAAGCGTTGTTATGTATGAAAAAATTCAGACAACAACTGTGAAGGCAAAAGTGGTAAGATCATTGGTTGAAAAGTATATTAGCGTTGCCAAGAAAGGTGATTTAGCTAGTCGTAGAAAATTAATTGCAGAATTGCCGCAAAAAATGGCAGTGATGAAGTTGATGGATGTTTTGGGTGCAAAATATAAGGAAGTGCAAGGTGGTTATACCAGAATCGTTAAAATCGGCAACCGAAAGGGTGATGGCGCTGAAATTTCACAAATTGAATTAGTATAA
- a CDS encoding DNA-directed RNA polymerase subunit alpha: MQIALPNKIDFKKGTNENEGQIIIEPCFPGYGITLGNALRRVVLSSLPGAAPIGIKIKNVDHEFSALPHLKEDVLEFVLNLKQLRLKHFGEGVEKLELKVHGEKQITAGDIAKNANIEIVNPELVLGHITSMEGNLDAEIYVGKGMGYESVEARLQKSDEIGYIEVDSIFSPVLSASVSVENVRVGKMTNWEKLILTVRTDGTITPDKAFEESVEILKEQFGALNIGGAATEEVASEE, translated from the coding sequence ATGCAAATTGCTTTACCAAACAAAATAGATTTTAAAAAAGGTACTAATGAGAATGAAGGTCAAATCATTATCGAACCTTGTTTTCCAGGCTATGGTATCACTTTGGGCAATGCGCTAAGGAGAGTTGTTCTTTCATCTCTACCAGGTGCAGCCCCAATCGGTATCAAAATCAAGAATGTGGATCATGAGTTTTCAGCTTTGCCACATTTGAAAGAGGATGTATTGGAGTTTGTATTAAATTTGAAACAATTAAGATTAAAACATTTCGGTGAAGGTGTGGAGAAGTTGGAATTGAAAGTGCATGGTGAAAAACAGATTACAGCTGGTGATATTGCGAAGAATGCAAATATTGAGATCGTTAACCCGGAATTAGTATTGGGTCATATTACAAGCATGGAAGGGAATTTGGACGCAGAAATCTACGTTGGCAAGGGCATGGGATATGAATCAGTTGAAGCGAGATTGCAAAAGAGTGATGAAATCGGTTACATTGAAGTTGATTCTATTTTTTCTCCAGTATTGAGCGCCAGCGTAAGCGTTGAAAACGTTCGTGTTGGTAAAATGACAAACTGGGAAAAATTGATTTTGACAGTTAGAACTGATGGTACAATTACACCAGATAAAGCTTTCGAAGAATCAGTAGAAATTTTGAAAGAACAATTCGGTGCTTTGAACATCGGTGGCGCAGCTACAGAAGAGGTTGCTAGCGAAGAATAA
- the rpsI gene encoding 30S ribosomal protein S9 → MNLEENTTKDVTDLAEVEAPIGSDEIVKFKGKYTETVGRRKTSVARVRVYKNGNGFVMVNDQKLVNYFANDKVVVVRQPLKLTSHLRDLNISIITNGGGLKGQAEAIRHGIARALVEIEPEVKDSIKSKGWLTRDARRKERKKPGLKKARKAPQWSKR, encoded by the coding sequence ATGAATTTAGAAGAAAATACAACAAAAGACGTAACAGATTTAGCTGAGGTAGAGGCACCAATCGGATCAGATGAAATCGTGAAGTTTAAGGGTAAATACACCGAAACTGTTGGTCGTCGAAAGACTTCCGTAGCTCGTGTTCGTGTTTACAAAAACGGTAACGGTTTTGTGATGGTTAACGACCAAAAATTAGTGAACTATTTTGCTAATGATAAAGTTGTAGTTGTAAGACAACCATTAAAATTAACAAGTCATTTACGAGATTTAAATATTTCTATTATTACCAATGGTGGTGGATTGAAAGGTCAAGCGGAAGCAATCAGACACGGTATCGCCAGAGCCTTGGTAGAAATCGAGCCAGAAGTAAAAGATTCTATCAAATCAAAAGGTTGGTTGACAAGAGATGCAAGAAGAAAGGAAAGAAAGAAGCCAGGTTTGAAGAAAGCGAGAAAAGCGCCACAATGGTCAAAACGTTAA
- the infA gene encoding translation initiation factor IF-1, giving the protein MDSKDFVEVIGEVVELMPASSFKVLLPNGHEILTHLSGKMRMNRIRLLPGDRVKVQMSPYDLTKGRITFRM; this is encoded by the coding sequence ATTGACTCTAAGGATTTTGTCGAAGTTATCGGTGAAGTCGTAGAATTGATGCCAGCGTCGTCATTTAAAGTTTTGCTCCCTAACGGGCACGAAATATTAACGCATTTATCCGGTAAAATGAGAATGAATCGCATTCGCTTGTTGCCTGGTGATAGGGTTAAGGTCCAAATGAGTCCCTATGACTTAACAAAAGGACGTATCACTTTTAGAATGTAA
- a CDS encoding cohesin domain-containing protein — translation MRRKIINTIFGNIIIASLIFGAVNIFTNSASAAGASLYLTPSTGTYVIDGEFTISVKLNTGGQVVNAAEGALSYDAALLEAVSINRNGAVFNLWTTEPVATGGNIKFGGGVPMPGYNGVSGHVLSVKFKAKAPGVAQVNFTSGAVLANDGKGTNILASMGVGSYTISPKIEAPTSGLEDKTVDSDKALQLINEKVVASGEEYNHPKIESITNPDQNTWSKNPNVKFNWILPAGTKDVAFVLNKEPVWNLAAKSEGALSEKEYVGVEDGLWYFHLRFKDAKKWGTVATYRVMIDTRPPNPLNVKINDIGVGEWPELLFNAADAESGLGDYEIFIGSLEHQSFTLSGQETMLKISALSVGDHTAMVKAKDKAGNEIVSTIKFVINPIESPKILSYQEEMRSANDFYLSGTALPNVGVILYLQRDNELVASSTVRSDANGAWFFVGDKKLANGRYVAWAEAVNANGIKSNPSEKVTFIVSPPIFVTIGNFVINYFTVFTSLLFLIVLIIFLVGKVRGRLKKETVEVENVSRTNLDELEAFIDQEFARLKKFEGKVNYTQEKKKMKDGLRARVGAVEKKILKEVKDVEDILK, via the coding sequence ATGAGGAGGAAAATTATCAACACAATCTTCGGTAATATAATAATTGCATCTTTGATTTTTGGGGCGGTTAATATTTTTACTAATTCCGCGAGCGCTGCCGGCGCTTCATTGTATCTGACACCATCAACCGGAACCTATGTGATTGATGGGGAATTTACAATCTCGGTTAAATTAAATACAGGTGGTCAAGTGGTTAATGCAGCTGAGGGCGCATTAAGCTATGACGCTGCTCTTTTGGAGGCGGTTAGTATTAATCGCAATGGCGCAGTCTTTAACTTGTGGACCACTGAACCAGTTGCCACGGGTGGTAATATTAAATTTGGTGGCGGTGTGCCGATGCCTGGTTATAATGGTGTAAGTGGACATGTCTTGAGCGTGAAGTTTAAGGCTAAAGCGCCAGGCGTGGCCCAAGTTAATTTTACCTCTGGTGCAGTTTTGGCCAACGATGGTAAGGGTACAAATATTTTGGCTAGTATGGGTGTCGGTAGCTATACAATTTCTCCAAAAATAGAAGCACCAACGTCAGGCTTGGAAGATAAGACTGTTGATAGTGACAAGGCACTGCAATTAATAAATGAGAAGGTTGTGGCTTCTGGTGAGGAATATAATCATCCTAAAATTGAATCAATAACCAATCCTGATCAAAATACTTGGTCAAAAAATCCTAATGTAAAATTTAATTGGATACTACCAGCGGGTACTAAGGATGTAGCTTTTGTTTTAAATAAAGAGCCGGTTTGGAATTTGGCAGCAAAATCTGAAGGGGCTTTGTCTGAGAAGGAATATGTTGGCGTAGAGGATGGTCTTTGGTATTTTCATTTGCGCTTTAAGGATGCGAAGAAGTGGGGCACAGTTGCCACTTATCGTGTCATGATTGATACGCGTCCGCCTAATCCCTTGAATGTGAAGATTAATGATATCGGCGTTGGCGAGTGGCCGGAGTTATTGTTTAACGCCGCAGATGCTGAATCAGGTTTAGGTGATTATGAAATATTTATTGGTAGCCTGGAACACCAGTCCTTTACCTTATCTGGACAAGAGACGATGTTAAAAATTTCGGCTTTAAGCGTTGGTGACCATACAGCCATGGTAAAGGCCAAGGATAAGGCAGGTAATGAAATTGTTTCAACAATAAAGTTTGTTATCAATCCAATTGAATCTCCAAAAATCTTAAGCTATCAAGAGGAAATGAGATCAGCTAATGATTTTTATCTCAGCGGTACAGCTTTGCCAAATGTTGGCGTGATTTTATATTTACAAAGAGATAATGAGTTGGTGGCGAGTAGTACGGTGCGAAGTGATGCCAATGGCGCTTGGTTCTTTGTGGGTGATAAGAAATTAGCTAACGGACGTTATGTGGCCTGGGCCGAGGCAGTCAATGCCAATGGTATCAAGAGTAATCCGAGTGAGAAGGTGACCTTCATTGTTTCGCCACCAATCTTTGTTACGATCGGCAACTTTGTAATTAATTATTTCACAGTTTTCACAAGCTTGTTGTTCTTGATTGTTTTAATCATATTTCTGGTTGGCAAGGTTCGTGGTAGGTTAAAAAAAGAAACAGTTGAAGTGGAAAATGTCTCACGTACAAACCTAGACGAGTTGGAAGCATTTATTGATCAAGAGTTTGCAAGATTGAAGAAATTTGAGGGCAAGGTTAATTACACGCAAGAGAAGAAAAAAATGAAAGACGGCTTGCGGGCACGGGTGGGGGCAGTTGAGAAGAAGATTTTGAAGGAAGTGAAGGATGTGGAGGATATTTTGAAGTAA
- the rpsD gene encoding 30S ribosomal protein S4: protein MGNIHEPKCKKCRRIGEKLFLKGERCSSTKCAMVKRNYPPGFHGQKGKKRASDYGAQLNEKQKIRNTYNLMEKQFKLTFDNAKKLSGNVGENFISLLETRLDNVIFRAGFASSRPMARQLVGHGLFTLNDKKIDIPSVQVKTGDVIKIKDNKKNSPLFKDLAERLKKYDVPGWLNVESKDVIAVKILHKPDLKDVMRNLNVHVVVEYYSR from the coding sequence ATGGGAAACATTCACGAACCAAAATGTAAAAAGTGTAGAAGAATCGGAGAAAAACTTTTTCTTAAGGGAGAAAGATGCAGTTCAACGAAATGTGCGATGGTAAAGAGAAATTATCCGCCAGGATTCCACGGTCAAAAAGGCAAGAAAAGAGCGAGTGACTATGGTGCACAGTTGAACGAGAAACAGAAAATCAGAAACACTTATAACTTAATGGAAAAACAATTTAAATTAACATTTGATAATGCTAAGAAATTATCTGGTAACGTTGGTGAAAACTTCATCAGCTTATTGGAGACTAGATTGGACAATGTTATTTTCAGAGCTGGTTTTGCAAGTTCAAGACCGATGGCTCGTCAATTGGTTGGACATGGTTTGTTCACATTGAACGACAAGAAGATTGACATTCCTTCAGTGCAAGTTAAAACTGGAGATGTTATCAAGATTAAAGATAATAAGAAAAACAGTCCGTTATTCAAGGATTTGGCAGAAAGATTGAAGAAGTATGATGTGCCAGGATGGTTGAATGTTGAATCTAAGGATGTAATCGCTGTGAAAATTCTACATAAGCCAGATTTGAAGGATGTAATGAGAAACTTGAATGTGCATGTGGTAGTGGAATATTACTCAAGATAA
- the rpsK gene encoding 30S ribosomal protein S11, with translation MEKKKAEVAKISKKGKKAVKKKKVQRKVTSGKVFINATYNNTIVSITDLQGNVISWASAGVAGFKGPKKSTPYAAQIISRLAVGKAREEFGLMDVVVYVKGVGTGRESAIRSLNNNGLNITQIKDVTPVPHNGCRQRKPRRV, from the coding sequence ATGGAAAAGAAAAAGGCAGAAGTAGCAAAAATCAGTAAGAAGGGTAAAAAGGCAGTTAAGAAAAAGAAAGTTCAACGAAAAGTAACAAGCGGCAAAGTTTTCATTAATGCCACTTATAATAATACAATCGTAAGCATTACTGATTTGCAAGGAAATGTTATTTCTTGGGCAAGCGCAGGTGTAGCTGGTTTTAAAGGACCAAAAAAATCTACTCCATACGCAGCGCAAATTATTTCTCGTTTGGCAGTTGGTAAAGCTAGAGAAGAATTCGGCTTAATGGATGTTGTTGTTTACGTAAAAGGCGTAGGCACTGGTAGAGAATCAGCAATTAGATCATTGAATAATAACGGTTTAAATATAACTCAAATTAAAGATGTGACCCCTGTGCCACATAACGGTTGTCGTCAAAGAAAACCTAGAAGAGTTTAA